One window of Pseudomonadota bacterium genomic DNA carries:
- a CDS encoding restriction endonuclease subunit S, with amino-acid sequence MIRNLKPYSEYKDSGQKWLGRVPIHWSLLPNRALFDEVKDQNHPEEEMLSVTIGRGIIKQRELLAGTSKKDSSNTNKSKYKLVRPGELAYNKMRAWQGALGASELRGIISPAYIVVRPRHAVNPWYFHHLYRTPGFAKEAERWSYGISSDMWSLRPEHFKVIGAILPPPDEQSDIVNFLGHANQKIDSFIRAKRRLIGLLNEQKQSIVQRAVTRGLDPNVKLKSSGVKWLGDIPEHWDIRRAKNVFKEIDERSKTGREEMLSVSHLTGVTPRSEKNITMFKAESNVGHKICRPGDLAINTMWAWMAALGFSKHEGVISPAYAVYRQREPKRLVDDYGDLLLRTEPYKANYITRSTGIRASRLRLYPKEFFKIPIVIPPKDEQREIVDFVNNETAIPTAAIDRANREIALMQEYSARLTSDIVTGKLDVRAAAAQLPELPTPEALIAGADGLGDELGDEFDMEEVDE; translated from the coding sequence ATGATTAGAAACCTCAAACCGTACTCCGAGTACAAAGATTCTGGTCAGAAATGGCTCGGTCGAGTACCAATTCATTGGTCTCTATTACCCAATCGGGCTTTATTTGATGAGGTGAAAGATCAGAATCACCCAGAAGAAGAGATGCTATCTGTAACTATTGGTCGCGGAATTATCAAGCAAAGAGAGCTTCTGGCTGGCACTTCTAAGAAAGATAGTTCGAATACTAATAAGTCCAAGTATAAGCTTGTGCGGCCGGGCGAGCTTGCATACAACAAGATGCGAGCGTGGCAAGGGGCGTTGGGTGCCTCGGAGTTGAGAGGAATTATTAGTCCCGCCTACATTGTTGTCCGGCCTCGACATGCGGTTAACCCGTGGTATTTTCATCACCTCTATCGCACGCCAGGATTTGCTAAAGAAGCAGAACGATGGTCGTATGGTATTTCGTCTGATATGTGGAGTCTCCGGCCAGAGCACTTCAAAGTTATAGGCGCAATTCTTCCGCCTCCTGATGAACAATCAGATATCGTTAATTTTCTGGGTCATGCAAACCAAAAGATTGATAGTTTCATTCGCGCCAAGCGGCGACTCATTGGGCTGCTGAACGAGCAAAAGCAGAGCATTGTCCAGCGAGCCGTTACTCGCGGCCTGGACCCTAACGTCAAGCTCAAGTCCTCGGGCGTTAAGTGGCTTGGTGACATTCCCGAGCACTGGGATATAAGGCGCGCAAAAAACGTTTTCAAGGAAATTGATGAGCGCTCGAAAACCGGTCGTGAGGAAATGCTGTCGGTTTCCCATCTAACGGGAGTTACGCCGAGAAGCGAGAAGAACATAACAATGTTCAAGGCCGAATCAAATGTGGGGCACAAGATATGTCGGCCCGGCGATCTCGCGATTAACACTATGTGGGCTTGGATGGCCGCGCTAGGCTTTTCTAAGCACGAGGGAGTCATAAGCCCAGCTTATGCTGTTTATCGTCAAAGAGAGCCGAAGCGGTTGGTTGACGACTATGGCGATTTGCTCCTGCGTACTGAGCCTTACAAAGCAAATTATATAACTCGTTCCACAGGTATTAGGGCTTCCCGTCTTCGCCTCTATCCTAAAGAGTTTTTCAAAATACCAATCGTCATTCCTCCAAAAGACGAGCAGCGAGAAATTGTAGACTTCGTGAATAATGAAACTGCAATTCCAACTGCAGCAATTGATCGGGCCAATAGAGAAATCGCCTTGATGCAAGAATATAGCGCGCGGCTTACGTCCGATATCGTCACTGGCAAGCTGGATGTTCGTGCCGCTGCGGCACAGTTGCCGGAACTGCCCACACCTGAGGCCTTGATCGCTGGCGCCGATGGACTTGGCGACGAGTTGGGAGACGAATTTGATATGGAGGAAGTGGATGAGTAA